A DNA window from Bradyrhizobium barranii subsp. barranii contains the following coding sequences:
- the tnpC gene encoding IS66 family transposase — MIEAERRRADDECSARLHVESELAASKESVERLELLVKEYERARFGKRSEKFNPDQMQLVLEDIEIAIAEVQERQDDRARRAGTAPSSRRTRRAARAFPAHLPRIEQVIEPENLECPCGCGRMVQIGEDRSRRLDVMAAQYRVIETVRPRYACAKGCTGVAQAPAPAHLVEGGIPTEALLAQVAVAKFSEHMPLYRQSQVLARHGIFIDRAVLADWMGTVAFHLAPLVERMSVVMKQSGRLFIDETRAPVLDPGRGRTKTGYLWAVLRDDRGHGGADPPIVVYHYAPGRGGDHAERILEGFDGILQVDGYQGYHRLARPKRKGGVPLRLAACWSHSRRKIIAATPKAGSPIAEAVLARIAALYAIEKEIRGADAPARQTTRNERSRPLVAELERFLREQAARLSPGSEMGKAIAYLLNHWDGLTLFLDDGCVEMDTNPVENQIRPLTLTRKNSLFAGHDEGGRSWARIASLIATCKINSVEPYVWMNATLKAIATGHPQSRIDELLPWSFGRTS, encoded by the coding sequence ATGATTGAAGCCGAGCGTCGTCGCGCAGACGATGAATGCTCGGCGCGCCTTCATGTCGAGAGTGAACTGGCTGCGTCCAAAGAGAGCGTCGAACGCCTCGAACTGCTCGTGAAGGAGTACGAGCGCGCACGTTTCGGTAAACGCTCGGAGAAGTTCAATCCCGATCAGATGCAACTGGTTCTCGAGGACATCGAGATTGCCATCGCCGAAGTCCAGGAACGCCAGGACGATCGTGCGCGCCGCGCCGGCACGGCGCCGTCCAGCCGCCGGACCAGGCGCGCTGCCCGTGCCTTTCCCGCGCACCTGCCGCGCATCGAGCAGGTGATCGAACCCGAGAACCTCGAGTGTCCCTGCGGCTGCGGCCGGATGGTCCAGATCGGCGAGGATCGCTCCCGCCGTCTCGATGTCATGGCCGCCCAGTATCGTGTGATCGAGACGGTGCGACCGCGCTACGCCTGCGCAAAGGGCTGCACCGGTGTTGCTCAGGCGCCGGCGCCCGCCCATCTCGTGGAGGGTGGCATCCCCACCGAGGCGCTGCTGGCGCAGGTGGCGGTCGCCAAGTTCAGCGAGCACATGCCACTCTATCGTCAGTCGCAGGTTCTGGCTCGGCATGGCATCTTCATCGATCGCGCCGTTCTGGCAGACTGGATGGGAACGGTCGCCTTCCACCTCGCGCCGCTGGTCGAGCGCATGAGCGTCGTGATGAAGCAATCGGGCCGCTTGTTCATAGACGAGACCAGGGCGCCTGTGCTCGATCCGGGCCGGGGCCGAACGAAGACCGGCTATCTGTGGGCTGTCCTGCGCGACGATCGCGGCCACGGCGGCGCTGATCCACCAATCGTGGTCTACCACTACGCGCCAGGACGCGGTGGTGACCATGCTGAGCGCATCCTCGAGGGCTTCGACGGCATCCTTCAGGTCGACGGATACCAGGGCTATCATCGGCTCGCACGGCCCAAGCGCAAAGGCGGCGTGCCGCTGCGGCTGGCCGCATGTTGGTCCCACTCAAGGCGCAAGATCATCGCAGCGACTCCGAAAGCCGGCTCACCCATCGCCGAAGCCGTTCTCGCGCGCATCGCCGCACTCTATGCGATCGAGAAGGAGATCCGTGGCGCCGACGCCCCGGCTCGGCAAACGACCCGTAACGAGCGATCACGGCCGCTCGTCGCTGAACTCGAGAGGTTTCTGCGCGAGCAAGCCGCTCGCCTGTCGCCGGGCAGCGAGATGGGCAAGGCGATCGCCTATCTCCTGAACCATTGGGATGGCCTCACCTTGTTTCTCGACGATGGTTGCGTTGAGATGGACACCAATCCCGTCGAAAATCAAATCAGGCCGCTGACTCTGACGCGTAAAAATAGTTTATTTGCTGGTCACGACGAAGGTGGTCGTTCATGGGCGCGCATAGCTTCGCTCATCGCCACCTGCAAAATCAACAGCGTGGAGCCCTACGTCTGGATGAACGCGACGCTCAAAGCGATCGCAACCGGTCACCCGCAGTCCCGGATCGACGAGCTCCTGCCCTGGTCGTTCGGCCGCACCTCGTAA
- a CDS encoding AI-2E family transporter, with the protein MAEGASVRTLRQIISGDEIIQLVIRLGLLAVLIVWTLLLVRPFVPILAWSVVLAVALNPVFQRLAKLLGGRPKLAAGILTLISLAIVIGPATWLGMGAVDGIRDLAGQITAGEVLVPSPPQSLKQWPLVGPQLFDLWDQASTNLRSLLREVVPYLKPFATTLLGFAGNAGVGTVKFLLSVVVAGVLFPYGPQLVAASRDFLSRIVPEQSEHFLDLAGTTIRAVAQGVIGVAIVQSLLAGLGFKLAGIPSAGLLAFVVLLLSIVQIGGAIVILPVIIWIWTDKEFPIALLLTVFLVVVSVLDNILKPLIMGRGLTTPALVILIGVIGGTLVHGIIGLFIGPIILSVAWELTVAWIRTERAPPAQLAVER; encoded by the coding sequence ATGGCTGAAGGCGCGTCCGTGAGAACACTTCGCCAGATCATCTCCGGAGACGAGATCATCCAGCTTGTGATCCGGCTGGGGTTGCTCGCGGTCCTGATCGTCTGGACCCTGCTCCTGGTCCGTCCATTCGTGCCGATCTTGGCCTGGAGTGTCGTGCTCGCCGTCGCGCTCAATCCGGTGTTTCAGCGCCTCGCCAAGCTCCTCGGTGGCCGGCCAAAGCTTGCGGCGGGGATCCTGACCCTTATCAGTCTCGCCATCGTGATCGGACCCGCGACCTGGCTCGGCATGGGCGCAGTCGATGGGATCAGGGATCTTGCCGGGCAAATTACAGCGGGTGAAGTGCTGGTTCCTTCGCCACCTCAGTCGCTCAAGCAATGGCCCCTCGTTGGGCCTCAGCTCTTCGATCTCTGGGATCAGGCCTCGACCAATCTTCGTTCGCTGCTGCGCGAAGTGGTGCCGTATCTCAAGCCCTTCGCGACGACGTTGCTTGGATTTGCGGGCAATGCCGGTGTGGGGACGGTCAAGTTCCTGCTGTCCGTTGTCGTGGCCGGTGTCCTGTTTCCGTACGGCCCGCAGCTCGTCGCCGCGAGCCGCGACTTTCTGTCACGGATCGTCCCTGAACAGAGCGAGCACTTTCTCGACCTCGCCGGTACCACCATCCGTGCGGTGGCCCAGGGGGTGATCGGCGTCGCGATCGTCCAATCGTTGCTGGCCGGTCTTGGGTTCAAGCTGGCCGGCATCCCTAGCGCGGGATTGCTGGCGTTCGTGGTGCTGTTGCTGTCGATCGTGCAGATCGGCGGAGCGATCGTCATTCTGCCGGTCATTATCTGGATCTGGACCGACAAGGAATTTCCGATCGCTCTTCTGCTGACGGTATTTCTCGTGGTCGTGTCGGTGCTCGACAACATCCTGAAACCGCTCATCATGGGACGTGGCCTGACCACGCCCGCACTCGTCATCCTGATCGGGGTGATCGGGGGAACCCTCGTCCACGGCATCATCGGCCTGTTCATCGGACCGATCATTCTGTCGGTAGCCTGGGAGCTGACGGTCGCCTGGATCCGCACTGAACGTGCTCCGCCGGCGCAGCTGGCGGTCGAGCGTTGA
- a CDS encoding phasin, which translates to MADINSSTEGIRTILAGTLGRLRKANAEYFDQLEKGLSASPVPIANQAKEFCGYMQRNATATFDLGEKLVQARDMQDALVIQSDFLLDVVARRSDQEHRLVPTFLGT; encoded by the coding sequence ATGGCCGACATAAATTCATCCACCGAGGGCATTCGTACGATACTAGCCGGGACGCTCGGCCGGCTGCGCAAAGCCAATGCGGAATATTTTGATCAGTTGGAGAAGGGCCTGAGCGCCTCGCCGGTGCCGATTGCCAACCAGGCCAAGGAGTTCTGCGGCTACATGCAGCGCAACGCCACCGCGACGTTCGACCTCGGCGAAAAGCTGGTTCAGGCCAGGGACATGCAGGATGCCCTCGTGATCCAGTCCGATTTCTTACTAGATGTGGTTGCTCGCCGATCCGACCAGGAGCATAGGCTAGTACCCACTTTTCTTGGAACGTGA
- a CDS encoding IS630-like element ISRj1 family transposase has product MIPEAREVHLSRKDRKVLEACCRSPVTLQRDLKRARIVLLAADGRSTRSIAKEVGVQPRIVSLWRHRYADHGLEGLQDKPRPGKQPIYTKTTDKRILKLLDKPPPQGFARWTGPLLAEALGDVDVQYVWRFLRSHKIDLVARKSWCESNDPNFTAKAADVVGLYVAPPAKAIVLCVDEKPSIQALERAQGYLKLPNGRALTGQSHDYKRHGTTTLFAALEVATGKIIATHSKRRRRVEFLDFMNSVTAAFPNRKLHVILDNLNTHKKNEDWLKAHPNVQFHFTPTSASWLNQVEVWFSILQGQSLSGTSFTSLKQLQEHIDAYVNAYNDRAEPFVWTKKKVRQRRFKGRRITQL; this is encoded by the coding sequence ATGATACCCGAAGCAAGAGAAGTCCACCTTTCGAGGAAAGATCGCAAGGTGCTTGAGGCGTGCTGTCGCTCACCGGTGACGTTGCAGCGCGATTTGAAGCGGGCGCGGATAGTTCTGTTGGCGGCGGATGGGCGCAGCACCCGGTCGATCGCCAAGGAAGTTGGGGTCCAGCCGCGGATTGTCAGCCTTTGGCGGCATCGCTATGCCGACCATGGCCTTGAAGGGCTGCAAGACAAGCCGCGGCCTGGCAAGCAGCCGATCTATACGAAGACGACCGACAAGCGGATTCTGAAGCTGCTGGATAAGCCGCCACCGCAAGGGTTTGCGCGCTGGACCGGCCCCCTGCTGGCCGAGGCGCTGGGCGATGTCGATGTCCAATATGTCTGGCGGTTCCTGCGCAGCCACAAGATTGACCTGGTGGCTCGCAAGTCCTGGTGCGAGAGCAACGACCCGAACTTTACGGCCAAAGCCGCCGATGTTGTCGGCCTCTATGTCGCGCCGCCGGCGAAGGCCATTGTGCTGTGCGTGGACGAGAAGCCCTCGATCCAGGCTTTGGAGCGAGCGCAGGGTTATCTGAAGTTGCCCAATGGCCGCGCCTTGACCGGCCAAAGCCACGATTACAAGCGGCATGGCACCACAACATTGTTTGCGGCGCTCGAAGTCGCCACCGGAAAGATCATCGCGACCCATTCAAAACGCCGGCGCCGCGTCGAGTTTCTCGATTTCATGAACAGCGTCACCGCGGCTTTTCCGAACCGCAAGCTTCACGTCATCCTCGACAACCTCAACACCCATAAAAAGAACGAGGACTGGCTCAAGGCCCACCCCAACGTGCAATTTCATTTCACGCCGACAAGTGCGTCATGGCTCAATCAGGTCGAAGTATGGTTTTCCATCTTGCAGGGGCAGTCGCTCAGCGGCACCTCCTTCACGAGCCTCAAGCAGCTTCAGGAACACATCGATGCCTACGTCAACGCATACAACGACAGAGCCGAGCCCTTCGTCTGGACCAAGAAAAAGGTCCGTCAACGCCGTTTCAAAGGCCGCCGTATCACTCAGCTCTGA
- a CDS encoding potassium channel family protein: MAVQFLLATFISVINIMIHALVTVAAIDIARTAGLRHTSRPRWHLMAVMVVTAVILMVAHTVEVLVWALAYAIVGVAPEGSELLYFTFVNYTTLGYGDVTPVEGWRLTGPMTAMNGILLFGWSTAVLFEVLRKTIEHLAAIAAPGFNSGDRG; encoded by the coding sequence ATGGCGGTTCAATTTCTTCTTGCCACCTTCATCAGCGTGATCAACATCATGATTCACGCGCTGGTGACCGTTGCGGCGATCGACATTGCCCGCACCGCGGGTTTGCGGCATACGTCGCGGCCTCGATGGCACCTGATGGCCGTGATGGTCGTAACGGCTGTCATTTTAATGGTCGCACACACAGTCGAGGTCCTGGTCTGGGCGTTGGCCTACGCCATAGTCGGCGTGGCACCTGAGGGAAGCGAATTGTTGTATTTCACCTTCGTGAACTACACCACGCTCGGCTATGGCGACGTCACGCCCGTCGAGGGGTGGCGGCTGACGGGGCCGATGACCGCGATGAACGGCATCCTGCTGTTCGGCTGGTCGACCGCCGTCCTGTTCGAGGTGCTGCGCAAGACAATCGAACATCTCGCCGCCATCGCAGCGCCCGGGTTCAATTCTGGAGATCGAGGCTAG
- a CDS encoding aspartate:alanine exchanger family transporter: protein MGTVRWIISTAPEIFLLLAIAIGTVLGRVKIRGFSIGTTACILVVAVLIGQLGTFTFPSLLRVLLFSLFVFTIGYRSGPEFFASLSIRTLAQVVMALVLGGTGLILVLIFAFTFKLDPGTASGLAAGGLTQSSGALAQLGLSSDVLKQQEANIAAGYAVTYVLGYILTLLFVPFVAPKLMGVDLKAEAAKLEAELSGGNPPQNENLHYRKFQARAYRVSAAAGRTVKDVEAEIGSRTVVERIVRDGVDVEPRLDTILEPGDDIVIAGRTAALVAAKPVIGNEIDADEILKAIPGNVINVLVDSRHLHGRSIMEIAERVGNDARGVYLRTLTRMSREVPLGPDTRVYVGDVMTLVGSTRNIERAAATVGQILRSGDRADIAFLAIGIAAGLLAGLVSFRVGGIPLTLGGGGGALIAGLVCGWLRSRRPTIGALPPAAQQTLSDLGLGGFIAAIGLGNGAAAWTAIQAHGVLLVGMGLVVTLVPLIVATLFARYVLHMNPVITCGALAGAMTVDAAVTGACDVAESQTPVLGVAVPYAIGNVVLTVLGPIIVALTYPG, encoded by the coding sequence ATGGGCACCGTCAGGTGGATCATCTCTACCGCTCCGGAAATCTTCCTGCTGCTCGCCATTGCCATCGGTACGGTACTCGGCCGCGTCAAGATTCGCGGCTTCTCGATCGGAACGACGGCCTGCATCCTGGTCGTCGCCGTGCTCATCGGCCAGCTCGGGACCTTTACCTTCCCCTCGCTGCTGCGCGTGCTCCTGTTCAGTCTCTTTGTGTTCACGATCGGCTACCGGTCAGGCCCCGAATTCTTCGCGTCCCTCAGCATCCGAACCCTGGCGCAGGTCGTGATGGCGCTCGTGCTCGGCGGCACGGGGCTGATCCTCGTTCTGATATTCGCCTTCACGTTCAAGCTCGATCCGGGCACGGCCTCGGGACTTGCCGCCGGCGGGTTGACGCAATCTTCTGGCGCGCTGGCGCAACTCGGCCTGTCCAGCGACGTCTTGAAGCAGCAGGAAGCGAACATCGCCGCCGGCTACGCCGTCACTTACGTTCTCGGCTATATCCTCACACTTCTGTTCGTGCCGTTTGTCGCACCGAAGCTGATGGGGGTCGATCTGAAGGCGGAAGCGGCGAAGCTGGAGGCCGAACTTTCCGGTGGCAATCCGCCACAGAACGAGAATCTCCACTATCGCAAATTCCAGGCCCGCGCCTACCGCGTCTCCGCCGCCGCGGGCCGCACCGTCAAGGACGTCGAAGCGGAAATCGGTAGCCGCACCGTCGTCGAGCGAATCGTGCGGGATGGGGTCGACGTCGAGCCGCGTCTCGACACCATTCTCGAGCCAGGCGACGACATCGTCATCGCTGGGCGAACCGCTGCCCTCGTCGCTGCAAAGCCGGTCATCGGTAACGAAATCGATGCCGACGAAATCCTCAAGGCGATTCCTGGCAACGTGATCAACGTCCTCGTCGACAGCCGCCATCTCCATGGCCGGTCGATCATGGAGATCGCTGAACGCGTCGGCAACGACGCACGCGGCGTCTATCTCCGCACGCTGACCCGGATGAGCCGCGAGGTGCCCCTCGGACCGGATACCCGCGTCTATGTGGGCGACGTCATGACCCTCGTCGGAAGCACCCGCAACATCGAGCGCGCCGCGGCGACGGTCGGGCAGATCCTGCGCTCCGGCGATCGCGCAGACATTGCTTTTCTCGCAATCGGCATCGCCGCGGGCCTGCTCGCTGGCCTCGTCAGCTTCAGGGTCGGCGGCATCCCGCTGACCCTCGGCGGCGGCGGCGGCGCGCTGATCGCGGGCCTCGTCTGCGGCTGGCTGCGGTCGCGCCGGCCGACCATAGGCGCGTTGCCGCCCGCCGCGCAGCAGACGCTGAGCGATCTCGGGCTCGGCGGCTTCATCGCGGCGATCGGTCTCGGCAACGGAGCCGCCGCCTGGACTGCGATCCAGGCACACGGGGTCCTGCTGGTCGGCATGGGCCTAGTCGTCACGCTGGTGCCGTTGATCGTCGCGACGCTGTTTGCGCGCTACGTGCTGCACATGAATCCGGTCATCACTTGTGGCGCGCTGGCCGGCGCCATGACCGTCGATGCTGCGGTGACCGGAGCCTGCGACGTCGCCGAGAGCCAGACGCCGGTGCTCGGCGTCGCCGTGCCCTACGCTATTGGCAACGTCGTCCTGACCGTGCTCGGCCCGATCATCGTGGCCCTCACTTACCCCGGCTGA
- a CDS encoding co-chaperone GroES, whose translation MKFRPLHDRVVVKRIDAEEKSAGGIIIPDAAKEKPSQGEVIAVGPGGCDENGKLIPIDVQVGDRVLFGKWSGTEVKIDTQELLIMKESDIMGVLTDVSSKKKAA comes from the coding sequence ATGAAATTCCGTCCGCTTCACGACCGCGTCGTGGTCAAGCGCATCGACGCAGAAGAGAAGAGCGCCGGTGGCATCATCATTCCCGACGCGGCCAAGGAAAAACCCTCCCAGGGTGAAGTCATCGCCGTTGGCCCCGGCGGCTGTGACGAAAACGGCAAACTGATCCCGATCGACGTCCAGGTCGGTGACCGCGTATTGTTCGGCAAGTGGTCGGGCACCGAGGTCAAGATCGACACCCAGGAGCTGTTGATCATGAAGGAGAGTGACATCATGGGCGTTCTCACCGACGTGTCTTCCAAGAAGAAGGCCGCCTAA
- a CDS encoding IS3-like element ISRj2 family transposase (programmed frameshift): MTKKSRRTHSPAFKAKVALAAVKGDKTLAELAQLFDVHPNQITIWKNQLLEGAAGVFGHDKTSAETPVDLKALHAKIGELALENGFFVRRAHQGGPAERKAMIDRDHDLSIVRQAKVLKLARSTVYYEPRPVSAEDLALMRRLDELHLDYPFAGARMLRSLLRREGVYAGRRHIATLMKRMGIEAVYRRPNTSKPAPGHKIYPYLLRGLKIERPDHAWAMDITYIPMRRGFVYLAAVVDVFSRRVLAHRVSITMEAAFCVEAVQEALAKHGRPEIFNTDQGSQFTSLEFTDVLLDAKIAISMDGKGAWRDNVFVERLWRTVKYEEVYLRAYDSVSEARASIAKYLAFYNQGRPHSSLDGRTPDEAYFGTQAMVMAA, from the exons ATGACGAAGAAGAGCCGCCGGACGCATTCTCCGGCATTCAAGGCGAAGGTTGCTTTGGCTGCGGTCAAAGGCGACAAGACACTGGCGGAGCTGGCGCAACTGTTTGATGTTCATCCGAACCAGATCACGATCTGGAAAAACCAGCTCCTGGAAGGCGCCGCCGGCGTGTTTGGGCATGACAAGACATCGGCCGAGACGCCGGTCGATTTGAAGGCGTTACATGCCAAGATCGGCGAGCTGGCGTTGGAAAACG GATTTTTTGTCCGGCGCGCTCACCAAGGCGGGCCTGCTGAGCGCAAAGCGATGATCGACCGCGATCATGATCTTTCTATCGTGCGCCAGGCGAAGGTCCTGAAGCTGGCTCGCAGCACGGTCTACTATGAACCTCGGCCAGTTTCGGCCGAGGACCTTGCCTTGATGCGTCGGCTCGATGAGCTGCATCTCGATTATCCCTTCGCGGGAGCGCGTATGCTGCGATCGTTGCTGCGGCGGGAGGGCGTATACGCCGGTCGCCGCCACATCGCGACGCTGATGAAGCGCATGGGGATCGAGGCGGTCTATCGTCGCCCGAACACGAGCAAGCCGGCTCCGGGTCACAAGATCTACCCGTACCTGTTGCGCGGATTGAAGATCGAGCGGCCCGACCATGCGTGGGCAATGGACATCACCTACATTCCGATGCGGCGTGGCTTCGTCTATCTCGCGGCGGTCGTCGATGTGTTCAGCCGACGGGTCCTGGCCCATCGCGTCTCGATCACAATGGAGGCGGCCTTCTGCGTCGAAGCGGTCCAGGAGGCGTTGGCGAAGCACGGCAGGCCCGAGATTTTCAACACGGATCAGGGCAGCCAGTTCACCAGCCTCGAGTTCACCGATGTGCTGCTGGACGCGAAGATCGCCATCAGCATGGACGGCAAGGGCGCCTGGCGCGACAACGTGTTTGTCGAGCGGCTCTGGCGCACGGTCAAATACGAAGAAGTTTATCTCCGCGCCTACGACAGCGTGTCCGAGGCGCGAGCGTCAATTGCCAAGTATCTGGCCTTCTACAATCAGGGACGCCCTCACTCGAGCCTTGACGGGCGCACGCCCGACGAGGCTTACTTCGGCACGCAAGCTATGGTGATGGCCGCATGA
- the tnpC gene encoding IS66 family transposase, giving the protein MIEAERRRADDECSARLHVESELAASKESVERLELLVKEYERARFGKRSEKFNPDQMQLVLEDIEIAIAEVQERQDDRARRAGTAPSSRRTRRAARAFPAHLPRIEQVIEPENLECPCGCGRMVQIGEDRSRRLDVMAAQYRVIETVRPRYACAKGCTGVAQAPAPAHLVEGGIPTEALLAQVAVAKFSEHMPLYRQSQVLARHGIFIDRAVLADWMGTVAFHLAPLVERMSVVMKQSGRLFIDETRAPVLDPGRGRTKTGYLWAVLRDDRGHGGADPPIVVYHYAPGRGGDHAERILEGFDGILQVDGYQGYHRLARPKRKGGVPLRLAACWSHSRRKIIAATPKAGSPIAEAVLARIAALYAIEKEIRGADAPARQTTRNERSRPLVAELERFLREQAARLSPGSEMGKAIAYLLNHWDGLTLFLDDGCVEMDTNPVENQIRPLTLTRKNSLFAGHDEGGRSWARIASLIATCKINSVEPYVWMKATLKAIATGHPQSRIDELLPWSFGRTS; this is encoded by the coding sequence ATGATTGAAGCCGAGCGTCGTCGCGCAGACGATGAATGCTCGGCGCGCCTTCATGTCGAGAGTGAACTGGCTGCGTCCAAAGAGAGCGTCGAACGCCTCGAACTGCTCGTGAAGGAGTACGAGCGCGCACGTTTCGGTAAACGCTCGGAGAAGTTCAATCCCGATCAGATGCAACTGGTTCTCGAGGACATCGAGATTGCCATCGCCGAAGTCCAGGAACGCCAGGACGATCGTGCGCGCCGCGCCGGCACGGCGCCGTCCAGCCGCCGGACCAGGCGCGCTGCCCGTGCCTTTCCCGCGCACCTGCCGCGCATCGAGCAGGTGATCGAACCCGAGAACCTCGAGTGTCCCTGCGGCTGCGGCCGGATGGTCCAGATCGGCGAGGATCGCTCCCGCCGTCTCGATGTCATGGCCGCCCAGTATCGTGTGATCGAGACGGTGCGACCGCGCTACGCCTGCGCAAAGGGCTGCACCGGTGTTGCTCAGGCGCCGGCGCCCGCCCATCTCGTGGAGGGTGGCATCCCCACCGAGGCGCTGCTGGCGCAGGTGGCGGTCGCCAAGTTCAGCGAGCACATGCCACTCTATCGTCAGTCGCAGGTTCTGGCTCGGCATGGCATCTTCATCGATCGCGCCGTTCTGGCAGACTGGATGGGAACGGTCGCCTTCCACCTCGCGCCGCTGGTCGAGCGCATGAGCGTCGTGATGAAGCAATCGGGCCGCTTGTTCATAGACGAGACCAGGGCGCCTGTGCTCGATCCGGGCCGGGGCCGAACGAAGACCGGCTATCTGTGGGCTGTCCTGCGCGACGATCGCGGCCACGGCGGCGCTGATCCACCAATCGTGGTCTACCACTACGCGCCAGGACGCGGTGGTGACCATGCTGAGCGCATCCTCGAGGGCTTCGACGGCATCCTTCAGGTCGACGGATACCAGGGCTATCATCGGCTCGCACGGCCCAAGCGCAAAGGCGGCGTGCCGCTGCGGCTGGCCGCATGTTGGTCCCACTCAAGGCGCAAGATCATCGCAGCGACTCCGAAAGCCGGCTCACCCATCGCCGAAGCCGTTCTCGCGCGCATCGCCGCACTCTATGCGATCGAGAAGGAGATCCGTGGCGCCGACGCCCCGGCTCGGCAAACGACCCGTAACGAGCGATCACGGCCGCTCGTCGCTGAACTCGAGAGGTTTCTGCGCGAGCAAGCCGCTCGCCTGTCGCCGGGCAGCGAGATGGGCAAGGCGATCGCCTATCTCCTGAACCATTGGGATGGCCTCACCTTGTTTCTCGACGATGGTTGCGTTGAGATGGACACCAATCCCGTCGAAAATCAAATCAGGCCGCTGACTCTGACGCGTAAAAATAGTTTATTTGCTGGTCACGACGAAGGTGGTCGTTCATGGGCGCGCATAGCTTCGCTCATCGCCACCTGCAAAATCAACAGCGTGGAGCCCTACGTCTGGATGAAAGCGACGCTCAAAGCGATCGCAACCGGTCACCCGCAGTCCCGGATCGACGAGCTCCTGCCCTGGTCGTTCGGCCGCACCTCGTAA
- a CDS encoding recombinase family protein translates to MKSELVTPSHLARKAVVYIRQSTPHQVVSNQESLRLQYALRQRARELGWREAAIDVIDADLGLSGASIAQRNGFKELVGRVGLSEVGLILSIDVTRLARNCTDWYPLLDICGLRGCLIADRDGVYDPGTPNGRLLLGLKGSISELELHTIRSRLTAGLLAKAERGELAVMLPIGLMRDPSGVVVKDPDMAVQGRLGLVFQLFLQLRSVAKVMRALNERDLELPRRDRYGDLCWTRARRWLPSRRS, encoded by the coding sequence ATGAAGTCCGAGCTGGTCACACCAAGCCACTTGGCGCGCAAAGCCGTAGTCTACATCCGGCAGTCGACGCCCCATCAGGTCGTAAGCAATCAGGAGAGCCTGCGCCTTCAATACGCGCTTCGCCAGCGCGCCCGCGAACTCGGATGGCGTGAGGCGGCCATCGACGTGATTGATGCCGATCTCGGGTTGAGCGGCGCGTCTATAGCACAGCGTAACGGCTTCAAGGAACTCGTTGGCCGTGTTGGCCTGAGTGAAGTGGGACTCATCCTGTCGATCGACGTGACCCGCTTGGCGCGTAATTGTACCGACTGGTATCCGCTCCTGGATATCTGTGGTCTACGTGGCTGCCTGATCGCCGACCGCGATGGTGTCTATGATCCGGGCACTCCCAACGGACGGTTGCTTCTCGGGCTGAAGGGTTCGATCTCCGAGCTTGAGCTACATACGATCCGCAGCCGGCTGACCGCCGGCCTGCTGGCCAAAGCCGAACGCGGCGAACTTGCGGTTATGCTGCCAATCGGGCTGATGCGGGACCCGAGCGGTGTGGTCGTTAAGGATCCCGACATGGCCGTGCAAGGGCGGCTCGGTCTCGTCTTCCAGTTATTCCTGCAGCTGCGCAGCGTTGCCAAGGTCATGCGAGCGTTGAACGAGCGTGACCTGGAACTGCCGCGTCGTGATCGATATGGCGATTTGTGCTGGACACGCGCGCGACGCTGGCTGCCGTCGCGGCGATCTTGA